The DNA region GCCGGACCACTTTGTCCTGCAGTTCCTCGTCGGTCATCGGTGCCGAGGTGCTACCGGTCGCGTGCTCGACCGTGAGATCGACTGTCCTGCCGCCGACCAACGTCGCGGTCATCCGGCAGGAGTCGGCGGCCAGCGAAGGATCCAACGTCACCGTGACCAGCTTGCGCACCTGCTGGATCTGCGGATCCGTGGCGGTTTCGTCGCTGAACTCCGGTGGCCCGCCGGCCCCGCGCACCAGGCCGACGGCAAAGCAGTGGTACACCGAGAACTTGCTCTGCAGGCCGGTTTTGGGATCGGCGACACCCATCACGTCGAGAACCCGCGGATGCACCTCGAGCGTCACCGACTCCAGTTGAGTGGGATCGACACCGTCGGCGCGGAGCTGCCTGCCGGCGTCGATGACCGGGTGGCTGACTATTCCGCAGCTGTACGGTTTGAGGGCGTTGCTCTCGACCAGCCACCGTGACCCCAGATCCGACATCGGGGACCAGTCGACGTCGGCGGCCATCAGCGCTGCCATCCCGCGTCGGCCGGCCAACGGTTCCACCGGCCCGGTGAATCCCTGCTCGGCCAGCAGTGCGGCCTCGACTCCGATGGATGCGGCACGCCCCACCTGGAAGGACTTCGTCATCGACCCGAGTTGCTCGGTGTGTCCGGCAGCCTGGGTCGCGGCGATGGCGATTGCGTCCGCGGTGCGCTGCGCGTCGAGCCCGAGAATCCGGGCTGCCGCACACGCCGCCCCGATCGGACCGGTGGTCGCGGTGACATGCCAGCCGCGGTCGAAGTGGCTGGGCCACAGGCAGTCACCGAGCCTGCTGGCCACCTCGACGCCGGCCACCACCCCGGTCATCAACGTTGCGCCGTCGGCGCCCGCGAGCTGGGCGACGGCCAGCGCCGCGGGCACGATCGGCGCCCCGGGATGCAGGATGCAGGACAGGTAGGTGTCGTCGAAATCCTCGACGTGGGCGGTCAGTCCGTTCACCAGAGCGGCCCACGGCGCGGTGAGTTGCTCAGTGCGGCCGAGCACCTGTGCCGGGCCTGTCTGGCCGAGGTCCGCCGCAGCCGCCAGCACCGCCTCGGCGGCCGGATCGTGGGCGGCGCCCACCGACAGCCCGATCACATTGGCGGCGGTGCGGCGCGCGGCGACCCGGGCAGATTCGGGAACGTCGTCCCAGTTCAGCTGAGCGACAAATGAACTGATGCGTGGCGTGATGTCATTGCTCATGCGGAAGTGCCAATCTTGTGGGCGTCGGTGTCGGCCAGTGCGGAGAACCAGCCCTGAGCGGAGGGTGCGGTCGCGACGGTGCGGGCGGCGTCGACGATCTCCTTCTCCCGCCCTGGCAGTGTCCGTTCCACCAGGGCGAGGACCTTGCGGTCGAGCTGATCGTCGGTCAGGGGCATCTCGAGGCTTCCCCGGGCGTGCTGCACGGTTCGGCTCTCAGAGCTGCCGTCGGTCAGGAAAGCGGTGAGATGGGCAGTTGCCCTGGGGATCTCAGCGTCCGGCAGCAGTCGTACCTTGGCGCGCATATCGATGACCGGAGCGGAGCGCACATGGGCGTCCTCATAGGACTTGAGGTCCACGGGACCGTTGAGGACACCGCACGCGACACCGTGGATCGTGGAGAACCGCGCCGCCAACCCGTCGTGTGGATCGGGATTCCCGGTCAGTTCCACCACCAGGGGATGGCAGCGCACCTCGACACGCTCGACCTCACGACCGGCCACCGCCTGATGCAGCGCCTCGGCCGCCTCGATGGCGGGATGGCTGACGATGCCACACGGATAGGGCTTGTAGGTGTTGTCGAGCAACTCCCACCGCTCGCCCCAGCCGTCGACCAGCTTGGTCTCGTCGAGTTCCGGTGCCATCACCCGGAAGTACCCTCGGGGACCGTCCAGCGCCGACGGCGAAGCGGTGAGGCCACGTGCGGCGACGACCGCAGCGACCAGACCGTTCGCGGCGGCCTTGCCCGGGTGCAGCGGCTTGTTCATCGTGCCGAAGCCCTCGCGATGCCCGATCGTCATGCTGGAGGCGATACCGAGTGCGCGACCGGTGGTTTCGGCGTCCAGGCCCATCAGCATCGCTGCCGCGGTGGCCGCCCCGAACGGTCCGACAGTGCCGGTGATGTGCCAGCCCTCGTCGTAGTGCGACGGTGACATCGCCACCGCCACCCGAAGCTGTAGTTCGATGCCGATTGCAAAGGCGCGCAGCAGTTCGTCGCCCGTCCGGTCCTGCAACCAGCTCGCCCCGAGCGCGGCGCCGAGGGTGGCGGCGCCAGGGTGCACGACGGTGGCGAGGTGGGTGTCGTCGAAATCGTCGAGGTGCGCGGCGAACCCGGTGAGCACCGCCGCGGAGGGAGGATCGAAGGTGTCCGCGCGACCCGGTACCGGCACCGTCCCGGGCGCACCGGCCCGCCGCATCCCGGCGGCGACGATGTCGGTCTCGGTGGTGGTCGCCGCCCCGATGGTGGTGCCCACCACGTTGAGCAGACTGCGCACCGCCTCGGTGCGTACCGGGCCTTCGACCCGGTCCGCGACGGCGAGGGCCTGCCCGGCCAGTTCGGTCAGATCGATCATGACGCATCCTTCTGAGTTGAGCCGCCCTCGAAGAGGGCCGCGATGTCCTGCCAGTCGGCGCCGAGCACGGTGTCGGCGCGGTCGCCCACACAATCGCGCACCTTCTGCGCCAGCTGGTCCCGGGTGACGGGCCGGCCCGGAGCGCCGGGGGGAATGTCGATCTCACCCGAGTGGGTCCGGCCGTCGGCAGTCGTCAAGCCCACCCGCACAACGTCTTCGAGCAGCCCGCTGCCGCCGGGTGACAGATGGACGGCGACGCTACGGGTCAGGCGGGCGACCTCGGGTCGGTGCACCGAGTCATCCGAGAAGCTGTCGAATCCGGGGAATCCGTCCAGGACGCCGACGGCCAGGGCGTGCTCGAGACAGAACTTGGCTTCCAGACCCGAGGTCGGCTGGTGGTGCACCAACGGCTGCACCGCCGATTCGGTCAGCCACACGTCGATCCGGTCGACGTCGCCGGGAGCGACGTCGCGAGCCAGTTCGGCCGCACACGCGATGGGTCGTTGCAGTGCGTAACAACAGGGGTAGACCTTGACAGCCAGTCCGCCGGGCACCATCTCGGCCGAATCCAGTGCGAGGTCGAACGGCGGCTCCGACACCAGAGCCAGCCACGCGTCGACCACCCGGAGATCAGCTGTGGCACCGCTTGCGGCCAACCGGGCCGCCCGGATTCCGGCGTCGACCGCCAGCCCGACCTGGATTGCCTTGCCGTCGCTGCCGAATGCGCGTTGCACGCCTCCGGCACTGGACA from Mycobacterium sp. DL includes:
- a CDS encoding MmgE/PrpD family protein, whose translation is MSNDITPRISSFVAQLNWDDVPESARVAARRTAANVIGLSVGAAHDPAAEAVLAAAADLGQTGPAQVLGRTEQLTAPWAALVNGLTAHVEDFDDTYLSCILHPGAPIVPAALAVAQLAGADGATLMTGVVAGVEVASRLGDCLWPSHFDRGWHVTATTGPIGAACAAARILGLDAQRTADAIAIAATQAAGHTEQLGSMTKSFQVGRAASIGVEAALLAEQGFTGPVEPLAGRRGMAALMAADVDWSPMSDLGSRWLVESNALKPYSCGIVSHPVIDAGRQLRADGVDPTQLESVTLEVHPRVLDVMGVADPKTGLQSKFSVYHCFAVGLVRGAGGPPEFSDETATDPQIQQVRKLVTVTLDPSLAADSCRMTATLVGGRTVDLTVEHATGSTSAPMTDEELQDKVVRLAGHLDNPGSLWNVAWRLDEMTSATDLFAVAR
- a CDS encoding MmgE/PrpD family protein; translation: MIDLTELAGQALAVADRVEGPVRTEAVRSLLNVVGTTIGAATTTETDIVAAGMRRAGAPGTVPVPGRADTFDPPSAAVLTGFAAHLDDFDDTHLATVVHPGAATLGAALGASWLQDRTGDELLRAFAIGIELQLRVAVAMSPSHYDEGWHITGTVGPFGAATAAAMLMGLDAETTGRALGIASSMTIGHREGFGTMNKPLHPGKAAANGLVAAVVAARGLTASPSALDGPRGYFRVMAPELDETKLVDGWGERWELLDNTYKPYPCGIVSHPAIEAAEALHQAVAGREVERVEVRCHPLVVELTGNPDPHDGLAARFSTIHGVACGVLNGPVDLKSYEDAHVRSAPVIDMRAKVRLLPDAEIPRATAHLTAFLTDGSSESRTVQHARGSLEMPLTDDQLDRKVLALVERTLPGREKEIVDAARTVATAPSAQGWFSALADTDAHKIGTSA
- a CDS encoding MmgE/PrpD family protein; translation: MTAPMPTEVRSTAESLAQWAHDAVPGPADLELAQTALIDTVAVAMAGAGHPLTALVSELPPAARWAAQAHVLDYDDLHLPSTTHISTVCVPAAAAVGGDAAAYLAGAGVMARLGAALGWNHYSRGWHATSTTAPMGAAAVAASALGLDVERTATAIALAVSSAGGVQRAFGSDGKAIQVGLAVDAGIRAARLAASGATADLRVVDAWLALVSEPPFDLALDSAEMVPGGLAVKVYPCCYALQRPIACAAELARDVAPGDVDRIDVWLTESAVQPLVHHQPTSGLEAKFCLEHALAVGVLDGFPGFDSFSDDSVHRPEVARLTRSVAVHLSPGGSGLLEDVVRVGLTTADGRTHSGEIDIPPGAPGRPVTRDQLAQKVRDCVGDRADTVLGADWQDIAALFEGGSTQKDAS